One genomic region from Ochotona princeps isolate mOchPri1 chromosome 5, mOchPri1.hap1, whole genome shotgun sequence encodes:
- the LOC118757868 gene encoding RING finger protein 223, whose translation MAAPASHSGDSEQSPSSSPGSRTGAGGTALGARDSSATAPGLPPLEDYECKICYNYFDADRRAPKLLACLHTFCQECLSQLQLRAAAASAGPERQPRPPPWHGPPGAIACPVCRHRTPLPDSRVHGLPNNTKLAEAFPLALRAAHDPLPQDRLPPLPARRPAPAAAPPVAAPQPPPPVEDADPAPRARTGLRAPGAYESCQNCKRAALTAGCVCVVFSFLSMVVLLFTGLIFVNHYGGGGGGGSPGVGTTPGTGPGSGTPSPSPVGPICLSVASILALFSVVVTWVICWLKYRPEGAATGSAGSSGGGGPRARAAAAPGSARRSDT comes from the coding sequence ATGGCAGCGCCGGCGAGCCACAGCGGCGACAGCGAACAGAGCCCGAGCAGCAGCCCCGGGAGCCGGACAGGAGCCGGGGGCACCGCGCTGGGAGCCCGGGACTCATCGGCGACGGCCCCCGGCCTCCCTCCGCTCGAGGACTACGAGTGCAAAATCTGCTACAATTACTTCGACGCGGACCGCCGCGCACCCAAACTGCTGGCGTGCCTGCACACCTTCTGCCAGGAGTGCCTGAGCCAGCTGCAgctccgcgccgccgccgccagtGCCGGGCCTGAGCGCCAACCGCGCCCGCCGCCCTGGCACGGCCCTCCTGGCGCCATCGCGTGCCCCGTGTGCCGCCACCGCACGCCGCTGCCCGACAGTCGCGTGCACGGCCTGCCTAACAACACCAAGCTCGCAGAGGCCTTCCCGCTGGCCCTGCGCGCCGCGCACGACCCGCTGCCCCAGGACCGCCTCCCGCCGCTGCCCGCGCGCCGCCCCGCGCCCGCCGCCGCGCCGCCCGTCGCAGCCCCGCAGCCCCCCCCGCCCGTCGAGGACGCGgaccccgcgccccgcgcccgcaCGGGCCTGCGCGCACCCGGTGCCTACGAGAGCTGCCAGAACTGCAAGCGCGCCGCGCTTACCGCCGGTTGCGTGTGCGTCGTCTTCTCCTTCCTGTCCATGGTGGTGCTGCTCTTCACCGGCCTCATCTTCGTCAACCACtacggtggtggcggcggcgggggaTCCCCCGGGGTCGGGACGACGCCTGGCACTGGCCCGGGGTCCGGGACGCCCTCGCCTTCGCCCGTGGGGCCCATCTGCCTGTCGGTGGCCAGCATCCTGGCGCTCTTCTCAGTGGTTGTCACCTGGGTCATCTGCTGGCTCAAGTACCGGCCTGAGGGCGCCGCCACGGGCTCCGCGGGAAGCAGCGGCGGCGGGGGCCCGAGGGCGCGGGCAGCGGCGGCTCCCGGCAGCGCGCGGAGGAGCGACACGTAG